The Anopheles moucheti chromosome 3, idAnoMoucSN_F20_07, whole genome shotgun sequence genome contains the following window.
ATATTCTTGCTGTTTCTGTGTCATTAGTGTAGAGTATCACCACTACTCTCTCCACTCTCCACTAACGATTATTAGTAAAAGTTAGTAAATTCTCATCAGAGAATTCATTAGTAAAAGAAACATgccaaaaaatacaaaatagtACGAGCCGGATCCCAATAAAATAACATTGAACAGTTAAAGTGGAAAAGAGAGATTCTGGTAATCATAAATTTGTCGGCATTTTAGTAATGAAACAAATACATAAGTAGTTTcgtgaaaaaaattgtatGTAGTGTAAAAACATTCGATGATTGATGAATATTCATATCTAGGtgtttcaaaaactttgaACTTCAAGAAAATGAAGGTACCTTATGTTCGAAGTTTTACTCAAATAAGTCAATAAGTTAAATAAGAATGACAGGCCTGTTAAGGTATTAAAGCAGCCTCCACGATAAAGATAAGCTTCTTTCCGAAAATAAAGGTTTAACTTCTTCTGATAATTGACCACAATAATCTCTACAATACTTTATCCTTTTAGTGCTTCATCGCCGAAGAGCGAAATCATGTTTTCTCAttggtttaataaattaaatttacaacCCAACATCCTACTGGGAATGATTGTGGTTGCGACCAAAAATGAAACACGCGCATCTCAGAAACCCCAGAAAAATCGATCATTGTTCCATGAATCACCCATCATGAGTGATTGGCAAAAATAATCGAACGCTAGAATTGTTTAGCTATTTTGAGTGAGATTTTTCGCCGGAATTGTCAACAAACCCCGTGATTTGGTCAGCCGGGATGGGTAATGGTAATGATAAGCCAGATGATGGACATTATCAACCAACCGGTAATTCATACGCGCTATAAATGAGGCGACCGTAGCACTGCCTGTCAGCTTATCAGCGTCCGTGCTCGCACCGGGTGCCTTCCATCCTGATCCGTACGGTTAAGCACGATCATTCCGTGTCGAACAGCGCAGTGCAGTGGACGAACAAACGTTGCAAATTTACAAcgaaaaatggtgaaaatcaGAACAACCATCTTGCTGTTGGGTGTTGTGGCGCTGTGTGCAGGTAATATTAAGTTCGCACTTTgctaaaaccaaacaaaagcgGGATTGTAATGGCAACCGTACACTATCGTCTCGTACGCAGTCACATTCGCTTCACCTTTGGGTAAGGCGGCTGATTCCTCCTCGGAGGAATCGGGCGAGTCTGGTGAGTTTATGAAAGAGCTGCAGGAGATGTGCCGCAACAATAGCGGTTCCGATATGGCCTTTCTTCAGCTGATGGAATCCTTccaaacgatgatgatgtgcaGCGTGTCCGCCATCAATATGGACGCGTTTGTGGCGGAGCTGGATACACTCTCGAACGAAACCCGTACGACGTTCTTCCCACGGTAAGGCTGCTGGTGTGGAGGCGAAATCGCAAGAGAACCCCGAGTGCCGACTTTTACGTGTGccgtttccgtttcgttttcaACAGCTACTGCCCACAGTTGCGAACGACCTACGGCTGCATCGACAGTTTGGTGAACGATGTGCGGCCATGTCTCGAGGAGGATGACTACACCATCGTGAAGGCCCTCGTCGGTATACTGCCCGATGCGGTGGAACTGCTGTGCAAGAACGATGGAGAGATTTTGTTCAGTAAGTGGATCAGTGGTTCGATGGTCGCGCATCGTTTAGTTTAACGCTTTCGTTTGCATTCGTG
Protein-coding sequences here:
- the LOC128303704 gene encoding 27 kDa glycoprotein-like; translated protein: MVKIRTTILLLGVVALCAVTFASPLGKAADSSSEESGESGEFMKELQEMCRNNSGSDMAFLQLMESFQTMMMCSVSAINMDAFVAELDTLSNETRTTFFPRYCPQLRTTYGCIDSLVNDVRPCLEEDDYTIVKALVGILPDAVELLCKNDGEILFKFDEPKYTECFEKISDSFDECLTFLNGTDDWDLSQMTRDQCGELTGFRQCLQDKMNICKAPDLISVYDLFHNTLFRMTPCRNYVDIPKVTVVDNNELNEV